One genomic region from Streptomyces sp. NBC_00457 encodes:
- the cobN gene encoding cobaltochelatase subunit CobN, with amino-acid sequence MSTVLLLSTADTDLLAARAASGADYRIGNPTRVDVDQELPGLVEGADIAVVRLLGGKRAWEDGLAALKASGIPTVLLGGEAVPDAELMAESSVPAGVVAEALRYLVEGGPANLTELARFLSDTVLLTGEGFVEPQKMPEYGVHGERSLVAGRPTVGVLFYRAHELSGNTAFVDTLCDAIEARGANALPVYCGSLRGADAGLYEILAQADALIATVLAAGGTHASQASAGGDEEAWDIGALADLDVPVLQGLCLTSSRAAWNESDAALSPMDAAMQVAIPEFDGRLITVPFSFKEQGPDEVPVYVADPERAARVAGIAVRHAKLKHKANADKKLALVFTAYPTKHSRVGNAVGLDTPASAIQLLDALKNAGYSLTEYPDNGDELIHRLIEAGGHDVEWLTEDQLASAPARVPLADYQAWFDKLDPELRDAMLETWGEPPGSLYVDGDDIVLASLQFGNVVVMIQPPRGFGENPIAIYHDPDMPPSHHYMAAYRWLENSFGADAIVHMGKHGTMEWLPGKGLGLSGGCAPDAVLGELPLIYPFIVNDPGEGTQAKRRGHATVVDHLVPPMARADTYGDLAKLEQLLDEYALVSDLDPTKAPAVRAQIWTLVKAAELHHDLHVDDQPDDDAFDEFVMHIDGYLCEIKDVQIRDGLHILGGGPVGEPRVNLVLAVLRASQVWGGQANALPGLRASLAAHFGLSEKELLAEPGAPLKVPVELSDLVEGPARSAADTIDLLEQLCRRMAEGMEERDWVVSAARPLVADVLGTELPDAVAVLEFACSEVVPRLARTTDEIGHILKALDGGYIPAGPSGSPTRGLVNVLPTGRNFYSVDPKAIPSRLSWEVGQSLADSLVQRYLQDTGDYPKSVGLTVWGTSAMRTQGDDIAEILALLGCRPVWDDASRRVTGFEIVPLAELGRPRIDVTVRISGFFRDAFPHVVGLIDDAVRKVAELDEPADQNYVRAHADADTAEHGDRRRATARIFGSKPGAYGAGLLPLIDARNWRSDADLAEVYAVWGGYAYGRGLDGRAARGDMETAFRRIAVAAKNVDTREHDLVDADDYFQYHGGMVAMVRHLTGTSPEAYVGDSATPDQVKTRTLGEETHRVFRARVVNPRWMAAMRRHGYKGAFEMAATVDYLFGYDATAGVVDDWMYEKLSAEYVFDPENRDFMKKSNPWALRGITERLLEAADRGLWAEPDADTLERLRATYLELEGDLEGDDQ; translated from the coding sequence ATGAGCACAGTGTTGTTGTTGTCGACCGCCGACACGGATCTGTTGGCGGCCCGGGCCGCTTCCGGTGCCGACTACCGGATCGGCAACCCGACCCGCGTGGACGTCGACCAGGAACTCCCCGGCCTCGTCGAGGGCGCGGACATCGCCGTCGTACGGCTGCTGGGCGGCAAACGGGCCTGGGAGGACGGGCTCGCCGCGCTCAAGGCGTCCGGCATTCCCACCGTGCTGCTCGGTGGAGAGGCCGTGCCCGACGCGGAGTTGATGGCCGAGTCCTCCGTGCCCGCGGGTGTGGTGGCGGAGGCGCTGCGGTATCTCGTCGAGGGCGGGCCCGCCAACCTGACCGAGCTGGCGCGGTTCCTGTCCGACACCGTGCTGCTGACGGGTGAGGGGTTCGTCGAGCCGCAGAAGATGCCGGAGTACGGCGTCCATGGCGAGCGTTCTCTTGTCGCGGGCCGGCCCACCGTCGGCGTGCTCTTCTACCGGGCCCATGAACTCAGCGGCAACACCGCCTTCGTCGACACCCTGTGCGACGCGATCGAGGCGCGCGGCGCCAACGCCCTTCCCGTGTACTGCGGTTCGCTGCGCGGAGCCGACGCCGGGCTGTACGAGATCCTCGCGCAGGCCGACGCCCTGATCGCCACCGTCCTCGCCGCCGGCGGCACGCACGCCTCGCAGGCCTCGGCCGGCGGTGACGAGGAGGCCTGGGACATCGGAGCGCTCGCCGACCTCGATGTGCCGGTGCTGCAAGGGCTTTGCCTGACCTCCTCGCGGGCCGCCTGGAACGAGTCGGACGCCGCCCTCTCCCCCATGGACGCGGCGATGCAGGTCGCGATCCCGGAGTTCGACGGGCGGCTCATCACGGTCCCCTTCTCCTTCAAGGAGCAGGGCCCGGACGAGGTCCCCGTGTACGTCGCCGACCCCGAGCGGGCCGCGCGGGTCGCCGGGATCGCCGTACGGCATGCGAAGTTGAAGCACAAGGCGAACGCCGACAAGAAGCTCGCGCTCGTCTTCACCGCGTACCCGACGAAGCACTCGCGCGTCGGCAACGCGGTCGGCCTCGACACGCCCGCGTCGGCAATCCAGCTGCTGGACGCCCTCAAGAACGCCGGATACAGCCTCACCGAATACCCCGACAACGGCGACGAGTTGATCCACCGGCTCATCGAGGCCGGCGGACACGACGTCGAGTGGCTGACCGAGGACCAGCTGGCTTCCGCGCCCGCGCGCGTTCCGCTCGCCGACTACCAGGCGTGGTTCGACAAGCTGGACCCGGAACTCCGGGACGCCATGCTGGAGACGTGGGGGGAGCCGCCGGGCTCGCTGTACGTCGACGGGGACGACATCGTGCTCGCCTCGCTCCAGTTCGGGAACGTCGTCGTGATGATCCAGCCGCCGCGCGGCTTCGGCGAGAACCCGATCGCGATCTATCACGACCCGGACATGCCGCCGTCGCACCACTACATGGCGGCGTACCGGTGGCTGGAGAACAGCTTCGGCGCGGATGCCATCGTGCACATGGGCAAGCACGGCACGATGGAGTGGCTGCCGGGCAAGGGACTCGGGCTCAGCGGAGGCTGTGCGCCGGACGCCGTGCTCGGTGAACTCCCGTTGATCTACCCGTTCATCGTCAACGACCCGGGCGAGGGCACCCAGGCCAAGCGCCGCGGCCACGCCACCGTCGTCGACCACCTCGTACCGCCGATGGCCCGTGCCGACACCTACGGCGACCTGGCCAAGCTGGAGCAGCTGCTCGACGAGTACGCGCTGGTCTCCGACCTGGACCCGACGAAGGCCCCGGCGGTCCGTGCGCAGATCTGGACGCTGGTCAAGGCGGCCGAGCTGCATCACGACCTGCATGTGGACGACCAGCCGGACGACGACGCGTTCGACGAGTTCGTCATGCACATCGACGGCTATCTGTGCGAGATCAAGGACGTGCAGATCCGCGACGGGCTGCACATCCTGGGCGGTGGCCCGGTCGGCGAGCCGCGCGTGAACCTCGTACTCGCCGTGCTGCGTGCCTCGCAGGTGTGGGGTGGCCAGGCGAACGCCCTGCCGGGACTCAGGGCTTCCCTCGCGGCCCATTTCGGGCTCAGCGAGAAGGAGTTGCTGGCCGAGCCGGGGGCTCCGCTGAAGGTTCCGGTCGAGCTGTCGGACCTCGTCGAAGGCCCCGCCCGTTCCGCCGCCGACACGATCGACCTGCTGGAGCAGCTGTGCCGGAGGATGGCGGAGGGGATGGAGGAGCGCGACTGGGTGGTCTCGGCGGCCCGTCCCCTGGTCGCCGACGTCCTCGGCACCGAACTCCCGGACGCCGTGGCCGTGTTGGAGTTCGCTTGTTCCGAGGTCGTGCCCCGGCTCGCGCGCACCACCGACGAGATCGGGCACATCCTCAAGGCCCTCGACGGCGGATACATCCCGGCGGGCCCCTCCGGCTCCCCCACCCGCGGGCTCGTCAACGTCCTGCCGACCGGCCGCAACTTCTACTCCGTCGACCCCAAGGCCATCCCGTCCAGGCTGAGTTGGGAGGTCGGTCAGTCCCTCGCGGACTCGCTGGTGCAGCGGTACCTCCAGGACACCGGGGATTACCCGAAGTCCGTCGGCCTGACGGTCTGGGGTACGTCCGCCATGCGCACCCAGGGCGACGACATCGCCGAGATCCTCGCGCTGCTCGGCTGCCGACCGGTGTGGGACGACGCCTCGCGACGCGTGACCGGCTTCGAGATCGTGCCCCTGGCGGAGCTGGGCCGGCCCCGCATCGACGTCACGGTCCGCATCTCCGGCTTCTTCCGGGACGCGTTCCCGCATGTGGTCGGGCTGATCGACGACGCCGTACGCAAGGTCGCCGAGCTGGACGAGCCCGCCGACCAGAACTACGTACGCGCCCATGCCGACGCGGACACCGCCGAACACGGCGACCGACGGCGCGCGACGGCCCGTATCTTCGGCTCGAAGCCGGGCGCGTACGGCGCCGGGCTGCTCCCGCTCATCGACGCCCGCAACTGGCGGTCCGACGCGGACCTCGCCGAGGTGTACGCCGTCTGGGGCGGCTACGCCTACGGGCGCGGGCTCGACGGGCGGGCGGCGCGCGGGGACATGGAGACGGCGTTCCGGCGGATCGCGGTCGCCGCGAAGAACGTCGACACGCGCGAGCACGACCTCGTCGACGCCGACGACTACTTCCAGTACCACGGCGGCATGGTCGCCATGGTGCGCCATCTGACGGGCACCAGCCCCGAGGCGTACGTCGGCGACTCCGCCACCCCCGACCAGGTCAAGACCCGCACCCTCGGCGAGGAGACCCACCGCGTCTTCCGCGCCCGCGTGGTCAACCCGCGCTGGATGGCGGCGATGCGGCGGCACGGCTACAAGGGCGCCTTCGAGATGGCGGCGACCGTCGACTACCTCTTCGGGTACGACGCGACGGCCGGGGTCGTCGACGACTGGATGTACGAGAAGCTGAGCGCCGAGTACGTCTTCGACCCGGAGAACCGGGACTTCATGAAGAAGTCCAACCCGTGGGCGCTGCGCGGCATCACCGAGCGGCTGCTCGAAGCGGCCGACCGTGGACTGTGGGCGGAGCCGGACGCGGACACGCTGGAGCGGCTGCGGGCCACCTATCTGGAGCTCGAAGGCGACCTGGAGGGCGACGACCAGTGA
- a CDS encoding putative cobaltochelatase, producing MSTPFPFTAVVGQDDLRLALLLNAVSPAVGGVLVRGEKGTAKSTAVRALSVLLPAVDVVAGCRFSCDPGAPDPGCPDGPHETGRGTTRPARMVELPVGASEDRLVGALDIERALAEGVKAFEPGLLADAHRGILYVDEVNLLHDHLVDLLLDAAAMGASYVEREGVSVRHAARFLLVGTMNPEEGELRPQLLDRFGLTVEVAASREPEQRVEVVRRRLAYDDDPAGFAARWADEEAAVRQRIVAARELLPSVRLGDGALRQIAATCAAFEVDGMRADIVMARTATALAAWAGRTEVLAEDVRQAALLALPHRRRRNPFDAPGLDEDKLDETLEEFSGDTDGDGDHDPDPDDGGPGPGGGGGEPAPDEGPQGGDTGARPEAGEDGEPQASGAGEQSAVRASEPFRTKVLSVPGIGQGAAGRRSRARTEHGRTTGARRPRGALTKLHLAATVQAAAPYQRARGRVGRGLVVRRDDLRQATREGREGNLVLFVVDASGSMAARQRMSAVKGAVVSLLLDAYQRRDKVGLVTFRGASAEVALPPTSSVDAAAARLESLPTGGRTPLAAGLLKAHDVLRVERLRDPARRALVVLVTDGRATGGPEPVVLAGRAARLFAAEGIASVVVDCEAGPVRLGLAGQLAGELGGTAVTLDELRADSIAGLVKDVQRRAA from the coding sequence GTGAGTACTCCCTTTCCCTTCACGGCCGTGGTCGGCCAGGACGATCTGCGGCTCGCGCTGCTGCTGAACGCCGTGTCACCGGCGGTGGGCGGTGTGCTCGTGCGCGGTGAGAAGGGCACGGCCAAGTCGACGGCGGTGCGGGCGCTTTCGGTACTGCTGCCGGCGGTGGACGTGGTCGCCGGGTGCCGTTTCTCCTGCGACCCGGGCGCGCCCGACCCGGGCTGTCCCGACGGACCGCACGAGACCGGCAGAGGGACCACGCGTCCCGCGCGCATGGTCGAGTTGCCCGTCGGTGCCTCCGAGGACCGGCTCGTCGGCGCGCTCGACATCGAGCGGGCGCTGGCGGAAGGCGTCAAGGCCTTCGAGCCCGGCCTGCTCGCCGACGCGCACCGCGGGATCCTCTACGTCGACGAGGTCAACCTGCTCCACGACCACCTGGTCGACCTGCTTCTGGACGCGGCCGCGATGGGTGCGTCGTATGTCGAGCGGGAGGGGGTGTCGGTCCGGCACGCCGCGCGTTTCCTGCTCGTCGGGACCATGAACCCCGAAGAGGGCGAGCTGCGGCCGCAGTTGCTCGACCGGTTCGGGCTGACCGTGGAGGTCGCCGCGTCGCGTGAGCCGGAGCAGCGGGTGGAGGTCGTACGGCGCAGGCTCGCCTACGACGACGATCCGGCCGGTTTCGCGGCCCGTTGGGCGGACGAGGAGGCTGCGGTACGTCAACGTATCGTCGCCGCAAGGGAGTTGCTGCCGTCGGTGCGGCTGGGCGACGGGGCGCTGCGGCAGATCGCGGCGACCTGTGCCGCGTTCGAGGTGGACGGCATGCGGGCCGACATCGTGATGGCGCGGACGGCCACCGCGCTCGCGGCGTGGGCCGGGCGGACCGAGGTACTGGCGGAGGACGTACGGCAGGCCGCACTGCTCGCGCTGCCGCACCGGCGGCGACGGAATCCCTTTGACGCACCGGGACTTGACGAGGACAAGCTCGACGAGACGCTGGAGGAATTCTCCGGCGACACAGACGGCGACGGCGACCACGATCCCGATCCTGATGACGGTGGGCCGGGTCCGGGCGGGGGTGGCGGGGAGCCGGCTCCGGACGAGGGTCCGCAGGGTGGTGACACGGGCGCCCGGCCCGAGGCCGGTGAGGACGGCGAGCCGCAGGCCTCCGGTGCCGGGGAGCAGTCGGCCGTACGGGCCTCGGAACCGTTTCGGACGAAGGTGCTGAGCGTCCCCGGTATCGGGCAGGGTGCCGCCGGGCGGCGTTCGCGGGCGCGGACCGAGCACGGGCGGACGACGGGGGCGCGGCGGCCACGGGGGGCGCTGACCAAGCTGCATCTGGCGGCGACCGTGCAGGCGGCGGCGCCGTATCAGCGGGCGCGCGGGCGGGTCGGGCGTGGGCTCGTCGTGCGGCGGGACGATCTGCGGCAGGCGACGCGGGAAGGGCGCGAGGGGAATCTCGTGCTGTTCGTCGTCGACGCGTCCGGGTCGATGGCGGCGCGGCAGCGGATGAGTGCCGTGAAGGGAGCTGTGGTGTCTCTGCTGCTGGATGCGTATCAGCGGCGGGACAAGGTGGGGTTGGTGACGTTCCGGGGAGCGAGCGCGGAGGTGGCTCTGCCGCCGACCTCGTCCGTGGATGCCGCTGCCGCTCGGCTGGAGTCCCTGCCGACCGGTGGGCGGACGCCGCTGGCCGCCGGGTTGCTGAAGGCGCATGACGTGCTGCGGGTGGAGCGGCTGCGGGATCCCGCTCGGCGGGCCCTGGTTGTGCTGGTGACGGACGGTCGGGCGACCGGTGGGCCGGAGCCGGTGGTGCTGGCCGGGCGTGCGGCTCGGTTGTTCGCGGCCGAGGGGATCGCTTCGGTGGTGGTCGACTGTGAGGCGGGGCCCGTGCGGCTGGGGCTCGCGGGGCAGCTTGCCGGTGAGCTGGGGGGTACGGCCGTGACGCTGGACGAGCTGCGGGCGGACTCCATCGCCGGGCTGGTGAAGGACGTACAGAGGAGGGCCGCGTAA
- the cbiE gene encoding precorrin-6y C5,15-methyltransferase (decarboxylating) subunit CbiE — MITVVGTGTGAPPPEDILGAAELVVGGRRHLDAVRLPSGAEQVVLGPLAPALDRIEAYVAKQAPVVVLASGDPGFFGIVRVLAERFGAGLLDIRPGVSSVAAAFARAGLTWDDAVVVSAHGREVRTAVNVCRAHAKVAVLTGPGAGPAELGAALLHSERVLVVASALGDPERERVERVTPREAAARDWGTAVSVVLCLDEARFPACTRGPVGAGRAVPRAPSGRCRTARPATTDPRPAAGLRTVAGPGVGPDRWALDEGEFAHRDSMITKFEVRALALARLGPRLGDLVWDVGAGSGSVAVECARLGAAVVAVEKTGDSVERIRANAAAHGVDVQVLHGSAPGVLSGLDDPDAVFVGGGGGDLPDIVTACARRARRAVVVAMAALDRVPAVREALTAAGFSCDGVLLQSSRLAPLPGDVTRLAATNPVFLLWGVRLQVPQAPQVPNETKGVAQ; from the coding sequence ATGATCACGGTCGTCGGTACGGGGACGGGGGCGCCGCCTCCCGAGGACATCCTCGGCGCCGCGGAGCTGGTGGTCGGCGGGCGGCGGCATCTCGACGCCGTACGGCTGCCGTCGGGCGCCGAGCAGGTCGTGCTCGGTCCCCTGGCGCCCGCGCTGGACCGGATCGAGGCGTACGTCGCCAAGCAGGCGCCGGTCGTCGTGCTGGCCTCCGGCGACCCCGGGTTCTTCGGGATCGTGCGGGTGCTGGCCGAGCGCTTCGGTGCCGGGCTGCTCGACATCCGGCCGGGCGTGTCCTCCGTGGCCGCCGCCTTCGCGCGGGCCGGGCTGACGTGGGACGACGCGGTGGTGGTCAGCGCGCACGGGCGGGAGGTGCGGACGGCGGTGAATGTGTGCCGGGCGCATGCGAAGGTCGCGGTGCTGACCGGGCCCGGCGCCGGTCCGGCCGAGCTGGGGGCAGCCCTGCTGCACAGTGAGCGCGTCCTCGTCGTCGCGTCCGCGCTGGGCGACCCCGAGCGGGAGCGGGTGGAGCGGGTGACGCCGCGTGAGGCCGCCGCGCGTGACTGGGGGACGGCGGTGAGTGTGGTGCTGTGCCTGGACGAAGCGCGGTTCCCGGCGTGCACCCGCGGGCCGGTGGGGGCTGGTCGCGCAGTTCCCCGCGCCCCTTCGGGGCGCTGCCGAACCGCTCGACCAGCCACGACGGACCCGCGGCCGGCAGCCGGTCTGCGTACGGTCGCCGGGCCCGGGGTCGGGCCCGACCGATGGGCGCTGGACGAGGGCGAGTTCGCGCACCGCGACTCGATGATCACCAAGTTCGAGGTACGGGCACTGGCGCTGGCCCGGCTCGGGCCGCGCCTCGGTGATCTGGTCTGGGACGTCGGCGCGGGCTCCGGTTCCGTGGCCGTCGAGTGCGCGCGGCTCGGGGCCGCCGTCGTCGCCGTCGAGAAGACCGGGGACAGCGTCGAGCGGATCCGCGCGAACGCCGCCGCACACGGGGTGGACGTCCAGGTTCTCCACGGGAGCGCGCCGGGCGTGCTGTCCGGACTCGACGATCCCGACGCGGTGTTCGTGGGTGGGGGCGGGGGCGATCTGCCGGACATCGTCACCGCGTGTGCGCGGCGGGCGCGGCGGGCGGTGGTCGTCGCGATGGCCGCCCTTGACCGGGTCCCGGCGGTGCGCGAGGCGCTCACCGCGGCCGGGTTCTCCTGCGACGGCGTTCTGCTGCAGTCGTCCCGGCTGGCGCCACTGCCGGGTGATGTGACCCGGCTCGCGGCGACCAATCCCGTTTTCCTGCTGTGGGGCGTCAGGCTTCAAGTACCCCAAGCGCCTCAAGTGCCCAACGAAACCAAGGGAGTTGCCCAGTGA
- a CDS encoding ZIP family metal transporter — protein sequence MAVFVALGAFLMTLAGGWTAQRVTDRRHLVLGLAGGLMLGVVGLDLLPEALDAADADVFGVPAALVLFVAGFLLAHLVQRLLAARAAHEPNGRTPEVGLSAGAAMVGHSAMDGIAIGAAFQVGGDMGVTVALAVIAHDFADGFNTYTITRLYGNARRRALAMLVADAAAPVAGAASTLLFTIPEELLGYYLGLFGGALLYLAASEILPEAHHLRPARSTLLCTVAGAAFIWLVVGISG from the coding sequence ATGGCGGTCTTCGTCGCGCTCGGCGCGTTCCTGATGACGCTGGCCGGCGGCTGGACGGCACAGCGTGTGACCGACCGCCGTCATCTGGTCCTGGGCCTGGCCGGCGGCCTGATGCTGGGCGTGGTCGGCCTGGACCTGCTGCCGGAGGCGCTCGACGCGGCGGACGCGGACGTCTTCGGCGTACCGGCGGCCCTGGTGCTCTTCGTGGCGGGTTTCCTCCTCGCCCACCTGGTGCAACGGCTGCTGGCAGCACGCGCGGCGCATGAGCCGAACGGCCGGACGCCCGAGGTGGGCCTGTCGGCGGGGGCCGCGATGGTCGGGCACAGCGCGATGGACGGCATCGCGATCGGCGCCGCGTTCCAGGTCGGTGGGGACATGGGCGTGACGGTCGCGCTCGCCGTGATCGCGCACGACTTCGCGGACGGCTTCAACACGTACACGATCACTCGCCTGTACGGGAACGCCCGCCGCCGGGCGCTCGCCATGCTGGTGGCGGACGCGGCGGCCCCCGTCGCGGGCGCGGCCTCGACGCTCCTGTTCACCATCCCGGAGGAGCTGCTCGGCTACTACCTCGGCCTGTTCGGCGGCGCACTGCTCTACCTCGCCGCGTCCGAGATCCTCCCCGAGGCCCACCACCTGCGCCCCGCCCGCTCGACCCTGCTCTGCACGGTCGCCGGAGCGGCGTTCATCTGGCTGGTGGTAGGCATCTCCGGCTGA
- the cobM gene encoding precorrin-4 C(11)-methyltransferase: MADATAGKVTFVGAGPGAADLLTFRAARAIAEADVVIWAASLVQAEVLEHAREDAEILDSATMSLEDVVAVYERARTDGLRVARIHSGDPALWGGTQEQLDRCAALGIATEVVPGVSAFSAVAALAQRELTIPEVAQSVVLTRLGGGKTPMPPGEEVREFAKHGTTMAIFLSAARSGQLVRELLEGGYPTSTPVVVAYQATWPEELVVRCTIATLEETVKEHKLWKHTLFLVGPALDAQGTRSHLYHPGHFHGYRKADPEARKALRERGANT; this comes from the coding sequence ATGGCCGATGCCACCGCCGGCAAGGTGACCTTCGTCGGTGCCGGCCCCGGCGCCGCCGATCTGCTGACGTTCCGTGCCGCGCGCGCCATCGCCGAGGCCGACGTCGTGATCTGGGCGGCGAGCCTGGTCCAGGCGGAGGTCCTCGAGCATGCGCGCGAGGACGCGGAGATCCTGGACTCGGCGACGATGTCCCTGGAGGACGTGGTCGCCGTGTACGAGCGTGCCCGGACCGATGGTCTGCGGGTCGCCCGTATTCACTCCGGGGACCCCGCTCTCTGGGGCGGTACGCAGGAGCAGCTCGACCGGTGTGCCGCGCTCGGCATCGCCACCGAGGTCGTACCCGGCGTCTCCGCCTTCTCCGCCGTCGCCGCGCTCGCCCAGCGGGAGCTGACGATCCCCGAGGTGGCGCAGTCCGTCGTGCTGACCCGGCTGGGCGGCGGCAAGACGCCGATGCCGCCCGGGGAAGAGGTGCGCGAGTTCGCCAAGCACGGCACGACCATGGCGATCTTCCTGTCGGCCGCCCGGAGCGGACAGCTCGTACGGGAGCTGCTGGAGGGCGGCTATCCGACGTCGACCCCGGTCGTCGTCGCCTACCAGGCGACCTGGCCCGAGGAACTGGTCGTGCGCTGCACGATCGCGACCCTGGAGGAGACGGTCAAGGAGCACAAGCTCTGGAAGCACACCCTCTTCCTGGTCGGCCCCGCCCTCGACGCGCAGGGCACCCGCTCGCACCTGTACCACCCCGGCCATTTCCACGGCTACCGCAAGGCCGACCCCGAGGCCCGCAAGGCGCTGCGCGAGCGAGGGGCGAATACATGA
- the cobI gene encoding precorrin-2 C(20)-methyltransferase, giving the protein MPDVMSSSRLIGVGVGPGDPELVTVKGVNALRAADVVVVPVMDTGERGRAEATVLHYVPEEKVVRVVFALNERSDRGRREAAWDAAGERVARLLTTYGAVAFATIGDPNVYSTFTYLAQTIGELVPGTVVETVPGITAMQDLASRSGAVLTEGTEPLTLVPVTAGAAVLKDALAGPGTVVAYKFGRQAGEVAEALRETGRLDDAVWGSALGLPEESVRPAAELDGEPLPYLSTLIAPARRDGGRGGKL; this is encoded by the coding sequence GTGCCGGACGTCATGAGCAGCAGCAGGTTGATCGGAGTCGGGGTGGGTCCCGGCGATCCGGAGCTGGTGACCGTCAAGGGCGTCAATGCTCTGCGTGCCGCCGATGTCGTCGTCGTGCCGGTCATGGATACCGGGGAGCGGGGGCGGGCCGAGGCCACCGTCTTGCATTACGTTCCCGAAGAGAAAGTCGTGCGGGTCGTCTTCGCGCTGAACGAGCGGAGTGATCGGGGGCGGCGCGAGGCCGCCTGGGACGCTGCCGGGGAGCGGGTGGCCCGGCTCCTCACCACGTACGGGGCCGTTGCCTTTGCCACCATCGGGGATCCCAACGTCTACTCCACGTTCACCTATCTTGCGCAGACCATCGGCGAGTTGGTGCCGGGGACGGTAGTCGAGACCGTGCCTGGGATCACCGCCATGCAGGATCTCGCCTCGCGGTCCGGGGCCGTGCTGACCGAGGGGACCGAGCCGCTCACGCTCGTGCCGGTGACCGCGGGGGCCGCCGTGCTCAAGGATGCGCTGGCCGGGCCGGGGACCGTCGTCGCGTACAAGTTCGGGCGGCAGGCCGGGGAGGTCGCGGAGGCGCTGCGGGAGACCGGGCGGCTGGACGATGCCGTATGGGGATCGGCGCTCGGGCTGCCGGAGGAGTCCGTGCGGCCTGCCGCCGAGCTCGACGGTGAACCTCTCCCCTATCTGTCGACGCTCATCGCGCCCGCGCGGCGCGACGGCGGGCGGGGCGGGAAGCTGTGA
- the cobO gene encoding cob(I)yrinic acid a,c-diamide adenosyltransferase — MPQGQPSVVPDDGLTTRQRRNRPLVVVHTGVGKGKSTAAFGLALRAWNQGWPIGVFQFVKSAKWKVGEENALRVLGASGEGGSVDWHKMGEGWSWVQRDQQMDNEEKAREGWEQVKRDLAAETYKLYVLDEFAYPMHWGWVDTDEVISVLRDRPGTQHVLITGRNAPEKLVDLADLVTDMSKVKHPMDVGQKGQRGIEW, encoded by the coding sequence ATGCCTCAGGGACAGCCGAGTGTCGTGCCGGACGATGGGCTGACGACTCGTCAGCGGCGTAACCGGCCTTTGGTGGTCGTGCATACGGGGGTCGGGAAGGGCAAGTCGACCGCCGCTTTCGGGCTGGCGCTCAGGGCCTGGAATCAGGGGTGGCCCATCGGGGTGTTCCAGTTCGTCAAGTCCGCCAAGTGGAAGGTCGGCGAGGAGAACGCGCTGCGGGTGCTCGGTGCCAGTGGTGAGGGCGGGTCCGTCGACTGGCACAAGATGGGCGAGGGCTGGTCATGGGTGCAGCGTGATCAGCAGATGGACAACGAGGAGAAGGCCCGGGAGGGCTGGGAGCAGGTCAAGCGGGATCTGGCGGCCGAGACGTACAAGCTGTACGTGCTGGACGAGTTCGCCTATCCGATGCACTGGGGTTGGGTGGACACCGATGAGGTGATCTCCGTGCTGCGGGACCGGCCCGGTACCCAGCATGTCTTGATCACCGGACGGAACGCGCCCGAGAAGCTGGTCGACCTCGCCGATCTCGTGACCGACATGTCCAAGGTCAAGCATCCGATGGACGTCGGGCAGAAGGGGCAGAGAGGCATCGAGTGGTGA